A portion of the Lolium rigidum isolate FL_2022 chromosome 1, APGP_CSIRO_Lrig_0.1, whole genome shotgun sequence genome contains these proteins:
- the LOC124687356 gene encoding protein PAF1 homolog, whose translation MAYRPYAPPQGGFPPQPPPMNPYGQPPPQQPGYGHMPPPPPFIAPPPPPGPPPPHQPQYNFGHGPPQQQQQQQLPPPPQLYYQPPPPPYGGNSSQPPPPPPPMSPPSAPPPPPPAQPPLREAPPAPKEQQAKAALPRVETEEERRARKRREYEKQKAEERKQQQMMRQSQATILQKTQQVRTAQQKQPQTQSRRPQASASAGTRMGTTAPRPASAPNTERFENRLKKPTTFLCKHKFRNELPDPSAQLKWLPLNKDKDRYTKYRITSLEKNYMPKMIVPEDLGIPLDLLDMTVYNPPAVQPPMAPEDEELLRDDEVLTPVKPEGIRKKERPTDKGMSWLVKTQYISPLSTDAAKMSITEKQAKEMRESREGRDNVLDNLNDRQKRIKAISESFRAAKSRPVHQTKRGMEPEFVLPLVPDFDRYNDPFVMVNFDGDPTADSEQFNKLERSVRDECESRALMKSFQVSGSDPTKQEKFLAYMAPAPVELVKDMDDEDEDIQYSWIREYHWEVRGDDKQDPTTYLVAFDDDSAKYLPLPTKLVLQKKKAKEGRTGDEIEHFPVPSRITVSRTAHGDEMEHGESSRMHENSKRRRSSVDDDLDEHPKHSRVEDMDQYSADEYSD comes from the exons ATGGCGTACCGGCCGTACGCGCCGCCTCAGGGGGGTttcccgccgcagccgccgccgatgAACCCGTATGgccagccgccgccgcagcagccggGGTACGGCcacatgccgccgccgccaccgtttattgcgccgccgcccccgcccggaCCGCCCCCGCCGCACCAGCCCCAGTACAACTTCGGCCACGGCCCcccacagcaacagcaacaacaacagctgccgccgccgccccagttGTATTACcagcccccaccgccgccgtACGGCGGCAACAGCAGTCAacctccccctccgccgccgccaatgtCTCCCCCttcggcgccgccaccaccacctccggcccagCCACCCCTTCGGGAGGCTCCGCCGGCCCCAAAGGAGCAGCAAGCCAAGGCGGCGCTGCCCAGagtggagacggaggaggagcggcgggcgCGCAAGAGGCGCGAGTATGAGAAGCAGAAGGCGGAGGAGCGGaagcagcagcagatgatgcgCCAGTCGCAGGCAACCATCCTGCAGAAGACGCAGCAGGTGCGCACCGCGCAACAGAAGCAGCCGCAGACGCAGAGCCGCCGCCCCCAGGCGTCGGCATCAGCTGGGACACGGATGGGGACAACTGCGCCCCGCCCGGCCTCTGCTCCCAACACTGAGAGGTTTGAGAATCGGCTCAAGAAGCCGACAACGTTTCTCTGCAAGCACAA GTTTAGAAATGAACTGCCGGATCCAAGTGCTCAGCTGAAATGGCTGCCTCTGAATAAGGACAAGGACCG ATATACCAAATACAGGATCACTTCATTGGAGAAAAACTATATGCCTAAAATGATTGTCCCTGAGGATCTCGGGATACCTCTTGACCTACTTGATATGACTGTATACAA CCCTCCTGCTGTTCAGCCgcccatggctccagaagatgaaGAACTATTGCGTGATGATGAGGTTCTCACCCCTGTTAAACCAGAAGGTATAAGGAAAAAGGAGAGGCCAACCGACAAAGGCATGTCTTGGCTGGTCAAAACACAATACATTTCTCCACTTAGTACTGATGCAGCCAAAATG TCCATTACTGAAAAGCAAGCGAAGGAAATGCGAGAATCACGAGAAGGTCGTGATAATGTCCTGGACAATCTTAATGACAG ACAGAAACGGATCAAAGCTATCTCAGAATCCTTCAGAGCAGCTAAATCACGGCCTGTCCATCAGACTAAACGTGGGATGGAACCAGAGTTTGTTCTCCCGCTGGTACCTGATTTTGATAG GTATAACGATCCATTTGTCATGGTGAATTTTGATGGAGATCCTACAGCTGATTCAGAGCAATTTAATAAGTTAGAGAGATCTGTACGTGATGAATGTGAATCCAGG GCTCTGATGAAAAGCTTTCAAGTCAGTGGTTCAGACCCTACAAAACAAGAGAAATTTCTAGCATACATGGCTCCAGCACCTGTTGAG CTTGTCAAGGACatggatgatgaagatgaagatattcagtACTCCTGGATTCGTGAATATCACTGGGAA GTAAGGGGGGATGATAAACAGGATCCCACAACATACCTTGTCGCATTTGATGATGATAGTGCAAAATATCTG CCTCTTCCTACTAAGTTAGTATTGCAGAAGAAGAAAGCTAAAGAGGGGAGAACTGGCGATGAAATCGAGCATTTTCCAGTGCCTTCCAGAATTACTGTGAGCAGGACAGCACATGGTGATGAGATGGAACACGGAGAATCGTCCAGGATGCAT GAGAATTCAAAGCGACGAAGGTCTTCTGTTGATGATGACCTTGATGAGCATCCGAAGCATTCTCGTGTAGAAGACATGGACCAGTATAGTGCAGACGAATATTCCGATTGA